One part of the Solanum dulcamara chromosome 3, daSolDulc1.2, whole genome shotgun sequence genome encodes these proteins:
- the LOC129882489 gene encoding uncharacterized protein LOC129882489 — MGRSRILTIIFTVLVVSATSNAKLFNSRKLVDLAPIQSTNTSSEQISTSNTPVEGEKEVNGSTVNDKKSVIAKEKPENPKGNNDPPKTKPEELNSTIVNDGRSQTEKQKPKDPQVSNDSPKDPKDQNSTIVNDGSSKAENEQPKDPQGRNGPTKIDSKEPNSTVVNGGSSKDVKEEPKDPQPQGGNHLPKLDSDGSKNDKNVTVETHPPVEKKENEEKKNIDDTINSEVNTHESCQEATKMCRIGQTLLACIQTPQNGSTEMLLVVQNEGEKGVKVNINIQPPLDGSPQPPIKIPQHQVEKIDISSILGKGAEIVLNAGDGSCRLQLDRRVSVENILQQVSFYSKRVTPIYGAYFLFLVALLFGGTWACCKLRKKRHQDGVAYQELEMGIPESASAANVVTADGWDQDWDDDWDENAVKSPGGHTYGNISANGLTSRSSKKDGWDNDWDD, encoded by the exons ATGGGCAGAAGTAGAATTTTAACGATAATTTTCACAGTCTTAGTCGTTTCAGCAACTTCAAACGCAAAACTATTCAATTCCAGGAAGTTAGTTGATTTGGCTCCTATACAAAGCACCAATACATCTTCTGAACAG ATTTCTACATCAAATACTCCAGTTGAGGGTGAAAAGGAAGTCAATGGCAGCACCGTCAATGACAAGAAGTCTGTAATCGCAAAAGAGAAGCCTGAAAATCCCAAGGGAAACAATGATCCACCAAAAACCAAGCCAGAGGAACTAAATTCAACTATAGTCAATGATGGGAGATCACAAACTGAAAAACAAAAGCCTAAAGATCCTCAAGTAAGCAATGATTCACCTAAAGATCCGAAGGACCAGAATTCAACTATAGTCAATGATGGAAGTTCAAAAGCTGAAAATGAACAGCCTAAAGATCCTCAAGGAAGAAATGGTCCAACAAAGATTGATTCAAAGGAACCAAATTCCACTGTAGTTAATGGTGGGAGCTCTAAAGATGTCAAAGAGGAGCCTAAAGATCCTCAGCCTCAGGGAGGCAATCACTTACCAAAATTGGATTCGGATGGgtctaaaaatgataaaaatgtgACTGTTGAAACCCATCCACCTGTTGAGAAGAaggaaaatgaagaaaagaagaacATAGATGACACAATAAACTCGGAAGTGAACACCCACGAGAGCTGTCAGGAGGCTACAAAAATGTGCAGGATTGGACAAACACTGCTTGCATGCATCCAGACACCCCAGAATG GATCTACGGAAATGTTACTTGTGGTGCAAAATGAAGGGGAAAAAGGAGTCAAAGTAAATATCAATATCCAACCTCCTCTAGATGGTTCTCCGCAACCTCCTATTAAAATACCCCAACATCAAGTGGAAAAG ATCGATATTTCATCAATCTTGGGCAAAGGTGCTGAAATAGTGCTGAATGCTGGAGATGGTAGTTGCAGGCTTCAATTGGACCGACGTGTTTCTGTGGAGAACATTCTGCAGCAGGTGTCTTTTTATTCTAAGCGTGTGACCCCCATCTACGGTGCATATTTCCTTTTCCTTGTAGCCCTACTTTTTGGTGGGACATGGGCTTGCTGCAAGCTAAGGAAGAAGAGACATCAAGATGGAGTTGCGTATCAGGAATTAGAGATGGGAATACCGGAATCTGCCTCAGCTGCAAATGTTGTTACAGCAGATGGTTGGGATCAGGATTGGGATGACGATTGGGATGAGAATGCAGTGAAGTCACCAGGTGGACATACCTATGGGAACATCTCTGCTAATGGCCTCACGTCTAGGTCTTCTAAAAAGGACGGATGGGATAATGACTGGGATGATTAG